One window of the Fusobacterium animalis 7_1 genome contains the following:
- a CDS encoding M20 family metallopeptidase → MNVKDITKKYKDYIIEKRRYFHMNPEPSLNEYNTSKVIQEELKKLGIPFEIVAKTGIIATIKGKNPGKTVLLRADMDALEVYEKNDVSYKSQKDGLMHACGHDGHIAMLLGAAHVLNDVKNDFSGEVKLLFQPAEETAQGAKAVIEESKITNSIDAAFAIHLWQGVPVGKISLESGARMAAADLFSIKVKGKSGHGSMPHETIDAVVVASAIVMNLQHLVSRNTNPLDTLVVTVGKLVAGTRHNIIAGEALLEGTIRSFSDEVWKKVPEQLERVVKNTAAAYDASVEINLTRATPPLVNNQDISNILKNSAVKLYGEEVVTKYEKTPGGEDFAYFTQVVPGALAFVGIRNDAKGINSPHHSETFNMDEEALEMGANLYAQFAIDFLNSEK, encoded by the coding sequence ATGAATGTAAAAGACATAACAAAAAAGTATAAAGATTATATAATTGAAAAAAGAAGATATTTTCATATGAATCCTGAGCCAAGTCTTAATGAATACAATACATCAAAAGTTATTCAAGAAGAATTAAAAAAATTAGGTATACCTTTTGAAATTGTGGCTAAAACTGGAATTATTGCAACTATAAAAGGAAAAAATCCTGGAAAAACTGTTTTGTTAAGAGCTGATATGGATGCTCTTGAAGTATATGAAAAAAATGATGTCAGCTATAAATCACAAAAAGATGGATTGATGCATGCATGTGGACACGATGGACATATTGCTATGCTTTTAGGAGCTGCTCATGTATTAAATGATGTTAAAAATGATTTTTCAGGAGAAGTAAAATTACTTTTTCAACCTGCTGAAGAAACTGCACAAGGGGCTAAAGCTGTGATAGAAGAAAGTAAAATAACAAATTCTATAGATGCCGCTTTTGCTATACATTTGTGGCAAGGAGTTCCAGTTGGTAAAATTTCTTTGGAAAGTGGAGCTCGTATGGCAGCAGCAGATTTATTTTCAATTAAAGTAAAAGGAAAGTCTGGACATGGATCTATGCCCCATGAAACTATTGATGCTGTTGTAGTTGCATCTGCAATAGTTATGAATTTGCAACATTTAGTAAGTAGAAATACAAATCCTTTGGATACTTTAGTTGTTACTGTTGGTAAATTAGTGGCAGGAACAAGACATAATATAATAGCAGGTGAAGCTCTTTTAGAAGGAACAATTAGATCTTTTTCAGATGAAGTTTGGAAAAAAGTTCCTGAACAATTAGAAAGAGTTGTAAAAAATACTGCTGCTGCTTATGATGCAAGTGTAGAAATTAATTTGACAAGAGCAACTCCTCCTCTTGTTAATAATCAAGATATATCTAATATTTTAAAAAATAGTGCTGTAAAATTATATGGTGAAGAAGTTGTTACAAAATATGAAAAAACTCCAGGTGGAGAAGATTTTGCATATTTTACACAAGTTGTCCCAGGAGCATTGGCATTTGTTGGAATAAGAAATGATGCTAAGGGAATAAATTCTCCTCATCATAGTGAAACTTTTAATATGGATGAAGAAGCCTTAGAAATGGGAGCAAATTTATATGCTCAATTTGCAATTGATTTTTTAAATTCAGAAAAATAA
- a CDS encoding methyltransferase regulatory domain-containing protein produces the protein MINKETIENVKAVQNSYDEAPYKSKTFYYTQPGRQQMVLKLLGFKTPDLENARVLEIGCSFGGNIIPFALENPKADIVGIDLSGVQIDEGNRIIEYLGLENIRLIHQNVLDFDDKLGKFDYIICHGVFSWVNEEVQRGILNVIKNHLTENGSAVLSYNTYPGWKNLEVARDVMLFRDEMLKNRGEQINESNAVKYGRGAIEFLSQFSILNEKIKTGITGITEKDDYYILHEYFEENNKPMYLYNFNKMLLEHGLIHVVDSDLMKTFPNISNEIEEKLTAECGNDNIAKEQYYDFLLDRQFRISIVTHEANKEKINISKDVRIADLKEIDIRGKYEKNKDGFYTIENNEIKDEEVSLILDILSENYPNTITIDELEKKVREKNKLETNNVYANAVYLMYGKLVEAYSRKLTVKKEEKIKLNPKYKKYFDYFITNPNPVIALASYEGTINYDTINPIMLSIMTLFDGTRTDEDILNLLLEKEKAGEVVITFEEGSSKEEVIKNNIEICRNFIEINFLNK, from the coding sequence ATGATTAACAAAGAAACAATTGAAAATGTAAAAGCAGTTCAAAATAGTTATGATGAGGCACCTTATAAGTCAAAAACTTTTTATTATACTCAGCCAGGTAGACAACAAATGGTTTTAAAATTATTAGGATTTAAAACACCTGATTTAGAAAATGCAAGGGTACTTGAAATAGGTTGTTCATTTGGTGGGAATATAATTCCTTTTGCTCTGGAAAATCCAAAAGCTGATATTGTTGGTATTGATTTATCAGGTGTTCAAATTGATGAAGGAAATAGGATAATTGAATATTTGGGTTTAGAAAATATAAGATTAATACATCAAAATGTATTAGATTTTGATGATAAACTTGGAAAATTTGATTATATTATTTGCCATGGTGTTTTCTCTTGGGTTAATGAAGAAGTACAAAGAGGAATTTTAAATGTAATTAAAAATCATCTTACTGAAAATGGTTCAGCTGTACTTTCATATAATACTTATCCTGGTTGGAAAAATCTTGAAGTTGCAAGAGATGTAATGCTATTTAGAGATGAAATGTTAAAAAATAGAGGAGAACAAATAAATGAAAGTAATGCAGTAAAATATGGAAGAGGAGCAATAGAATTTTTAAGCCAATTTTCTATATTGAATGAAAAAATAAAAACTGGTATCACTGGAATAACAGAAAAAGATGACTACTATATTTTACATGAATATTTTGAAGAAAATAATAAACCAATGTATTTATATAATTTTAATAAAATGTTATTAGAACATGGATTAATCCATGTTGTTGATTCTGATTTGATGAAAACTTTCCCAAATATCTCAAATGAAATAGAAGAAAAATTAACTGCTGAATGTGGTAATGATAATATAGCCAAAGAACAATATTATGATTTTTTGTTGGATAGACAATTTAGAATAAGTATAGTAACACATGAAGCTAATAAAGAAAAAATTAATATTTCAAAAGATGTCCGTATAGCTGATTTAAAAGAAATAGATATCAGAGGGAAATATGAAAAAAATAAAGATGGCTTCTACACAATAGAAAATAATGAAATTAAAGATGAAGAAGTGAGCTTAATTTTAGATATTTTAAGTGAAAATTATCCTAATACTATAACAATAGATGAATTAGAAAAAAAAGTAAGAGAAAAAAATAAACTTGAAACTAATAATGTCTATGCAAATGCAGTTTATTTAATGTATGGAAAATTAGTAGAAGCATATTCAAGAAAACTTACTGTTAAGAAAGAAGAAAAAATAAAATTAAATCCTAAATATAAAAAATATTTTGATTATTTCATAACTAATCCTAATCCAGTTATAGCATTAGCAAGTTATGAAGGCACAATAAATTATGATACAATTAATCCAATAATGTTATCTATAATGACTTTGTTTGATGGAACAAGAACAGATGAGGATATACTTAATCTTTTATTAGAAAAAGAAAAAGCGGGGGAAGTAGTTATAACTTTTGAAGAAGGTTCATCTAAGGAAGAAGTTATAAAAAATAATATAGAAATTTGTAGAAATTTCATAGAAATCAATTTCTTAAATAAATAA
- the secF gene encoding protein translocase subunit SecF produces MKTHLHIIKNIKIYLSISIILVTLSIIIFFTKGLNYGIDFSGGNLFQLKYSGTAVTLNQINENLDELAKELPQVNSNSRKVQISDDGTVIVRVPEISENDKKKVLNSLQQLGSYTLDKEDKVGASIGDDLKKSAIYSLGIGAILIVVYITMRFEFSFAIGGILSLLHDIIIAVGFIALMGYEVDTPFIAAILTILGYSINDTIVIYDRIRENLKRKHKGWTLEQCMDESVNQTAIRSLNTSVTTLFSVIAILIFGGASLKTFIMTLLIGILAGTYSSIFVATPIVYLLNKRKGNNMEDMFKDDENNDGKRVEKILV; encoded by the coding sequence ATGAAAACTCATTTACATATTATAAAAAATATAAAGATTTATCTTTCAATTTCCATAATTCTTGTTACCTTATCAATAATAATATTTTTTACAAAAGGACTTAATTATGGAATAGATTTTTCAGGAGGAAATTTATTTCAATTAAAATATAGTGGAACAGCAGTTACATTGAATCAAATTAATGAAAATTTGGATGAGTTAGCAAAAGAATTACCACAAGTCAATTCAAATAGTAGAAAAGTTCAAATCTCTGATGATGGAACAGTTATAGTAAGAGTTCCTGAAATAAGTGAAAATGATAAGAAAAAAGTATTAAATAGTTTGCAACAATTGGGTTCATATACTTTAGATAAAGAGGATAAAGTTGGAGCAAGTATAGGAGATGATTTAAAAAAATCAGCTATCTATTCATTAGGTATAGGAGCAATTTTAATAGTAGTATATATCACAATGAGATTTGAGTTTAGCTTTGCCATTGGAGGTATTTTATCATTATTACATGATATAATTATAGCAGTCGGGTTTATAGCTCTTATGGGTTATGAAGTGGATACTCCATTTATAGCAGCAATACTTACTATACTAGGATATTCAATCAATGATACAATAGTAATATATGATAGAATAAGAGAAAATTTAAAAAGAAAACATAAAGGTTGGACACTTGAACAATGTATGGATGAATCTGTAAATCAAACTGCTATCAGATCATTGAATACATCAGTTACAACATTATTTTCTGTAATTGCCATATTAATTTTTGGTGGAGCAAGTTTAAAAACTTTTATAATGACATTGTTAATAGGAATACTTGCAGGAACATATAGCTCAATATTTGTTGCTACTCCAATAGTTTATCTATTGAATAAGAGAAAAGGAAACAATATGGAAGATATGTTTAAAGATGATGAAAATAATGATGGTAAAAGAGTAGAAAAGATTTTGGTTTAA
- the secD gene encoding protein translocase subunit SecD, translating to MNKNLFLRLLLVIAIFVVALYYSLSKPIKLGLDLKGGAYVVLEAVKDQNKNVKIDNDAMNRLIEVLNRRVNGIGVAESTIQKAGDNRVIIELPGLQNTEDAIKLIGKTALMEFKLMNDDGSLGETLLTGSALKKADVSYDNLGRPQISFEMTPEGAETFAKITRENIGRQLAITLDGVVQTAPKINTEIPNGNGVITGDYTVEQAKGTAALLNAGALPIKAEIVETRTVGATLGDESIAQSKNAGIVAIILIWVFMIIFYRLPGIIADLAIIIFGFITFACLNFIDATLTLPGIAGFILSLGMAVDANVIIFERIKEELRFGNSIRNSIDSGFNKGFIAIFDSNLTTLIITTILFVFGTGPIKGFAVTLALGTLASMFTAITATKVLLLTFVNMFGFRSPKLFGVTVEEAK from the coding sequence ATGAATAAGAACTTATTTCTTAGATTGTTACTGGTTATAGCAATTTTTGTAGTAGCTCTGTATTATAGCTTATCAAAGCCAATAAAATTGGGACTGGATTTAAAAGGTGGAGCTTATGTTGTACTTGAAGCTGTGAAAGATCAAAATAAAAATGTAAAAATTGATAATGATGCTATGAACAGATTAATTGAAGTATTAAATAGAAGAGTAAATGGAATAGGAGTTGCAGAATCTACAATTCAAAAAGCAGGAGATAATAGAGTTATTATAGAGCTACCAGGTTTACAAAATACAGAAGATGCAATAAAGCTAATAGGTAAAACAGCACTGATGGAATTCAAATTGATGAATGATGATGGTAGTTTAGGAGAAACTTTACTTACAGGTTCAGCATTAAAAAAAGCAGATGTATCTTATGATAATTTAGGTAGACCTCAAATATCATTTGAAATGACACCAGAAGGAGCAGAAACTTTTGCAAAGATAACAAGAGAAAATATTGGTAGACAACTTGCAATTACTCTTGATGGAGTTGTACAAACAGCACCTAAAATCAACACTGAAATTCCTAATGGAAATGGAGTTATAACAGGAGATTATACTGTTGAGCAAGCAAAAGGAACAGCAGCATTATTAAATGCAGGGGCATTACCAATAAAGGCTGAAATAGTTGAAACGAGAACTGTTGGAGCAACTCTTGGAGATGAGTCAATAGCTCAAAGTAAAAATGCAGGTATAGTTGCAATAATTTTAATTTGGGTATTTATGATAATTTTTTATAGATTGCCAGGAATTATAGCAGATTTAGCAATTATTATTTTTGGATTTATAACTTTTGCTTGTTTAAACTTTATAGATGCAACACTTACTTTACCAGGTATTGCAGGATTTATTCTTTCACTTGGAATGGCAGTTGATGCTAATGTTATTATTTTTGAAAGAATAAAAGAAGAATTAAGATTTGGAAATAGCATAAGAAATTCAATAGATTCAGGTTTTAATAAAGGCTTTATAGCAATATTTGATTCAAACTTAACAACTTTAATTATAACAACTATCTTATTTGTATTTGGTACTGGACCAATAAAAGGTTTTGCAGTAACATTAGCATTAGGTACATTAGCCTCAATGTTTACAGCAATAACAGCAACAAAAGTGTTACTTTTAACTTTTGTAAATATGTTTGGTTTTAGAAGTCCAAAACTTTTTGGAGTTACAGTAGAGGAGGCTAAATAA
- the ruvX gene encoding Holliday junction resolvase RuvX has product MKRYIALDIGDVRIGVARSDIMGIIASPLETINRKKVKSVKRIAEICKENDTNLIVVGIPKSLDGEEKRQAEKVREYIEKLKKEIENLEIIEVDERFSTVIADNILKELNKNGAIEKRKVVDKVAASIILQTYLDMKKLKFLEEGKE; this is encoded by the coding sequence ATGAAAAGATATATAGCACTTGATATTGGTGATGTGAGAATTGGAGTGGCAAGATCTGATATAATGGGAATAATTGCTTCTCCCTTAGAAACTATCAATAGAAAAAAAGTAAAATCTGTTAAGAGAATAGCAGAGATTTGTAAAGAAAATGATACAAATTTGATAGTTGTGGGTATACCTAAAAGTCTTGATGGTGAAGAAAAAAGACAAGCAGAAAAGGTAAGAGAATATATTGAAAAATTAAAAAAAGAAATTGAAAATCTTGAAATAATTGAAGTAGATGAAAGATTTTCAACTGTAATAGCAGATAATATTTTAAAAGAACTAAATAAAAATGGTGCTATTGAAAAAAGAAAGGTAGTGGATAAAGTGGCTGCCTCAATAATATTACAAACATATTTAGATATGAAAAAATTAAAATTTTTGGAGGAAGGGAAAGAATGA
- the alaS gene encoding alanine--tRNA ligase has translation MLTGNEIREKFIEFFMQKQHKHFESASLIPDDPTLLLTVAGMVPFKPYFLGQKEAPCPRVTTYQKCIRTNDLENVGRTARHHTFFEMLGNFSFGDYFKKEAIKWSWEFVTEVLKIDKDKLWVTVFTTDDEAEKIWTEECNFPKERIVRMGESENWWSAGPTGSCGPCSEIHVDLGVQYGGDENSKIGDEGTDNRFIEIWNLVFTEWNRMEDGSLEPLPKKNIDTGAGLERIAAVVQGKTNNFETDLLFPILEEAGKITGSQYGKNSETDFSLKVITDHARAVTFLINDGVIPSNEGRGYILRRILRRAVRHGRLLGYKDLFMYKMVDKVVEKFEVAYPDLKKNLKNIRKIVKIEEEKFSNTLDQGMQLVNQEIDNLLANGKNKLDGEISFKLYDTYGFPYELTEEIAEERGVTVLREEFEAKMEEQKEKARSAREVVMEKGQDSFIEKFYDKYGVTKFTGYEKTEDEGKLLSLREAKDGKYLLIFDKTPFYAESGGQVGDQGKIYSDDFIGKVLDVQKQKDIFIHTVEFEKGIAEENKTYKLKVDIVRRLDTAKNHTATHLLHKALREVVGTHVQQAGSLVDPEKLRFDFSHYEALTTEQLSKIEDIVNEKIREGIEVNISHHSIEEAKKLGAMMLFGDKYGDVVRVVDVPGFSTELCGGTHIDNIGKIGLFKIVSESGIAAGVRRIEAKTGYGAYLVEKTEADILKDIERKLKATNSNLIEKVEKTLETLKDTEKELEALKQKLALFETKAAISGMEEIGGTKVLVAAFKDKSAEDLRTMIDTIKAENEKAIIVLASIQDKLAFAVGVTKTLTDKVKAGDLVKKLAEMTGGKGGGRPDFAQAGGKDKEKLLDAFKEVRDIIESKLL, from the coding sequence ATGTTAACAGGTAATGAAATTAGGGAGAAATTTATTGAATTTTTTATGCAAAAACAGCATAAACACTTTGAAAGTGCATCTTTGATACCAGATGATCCAACTTTACTCTTGACAGTAGCTGGAATGGTGCCATTTAAACCGTATTTTTTAGGACAAAAAGAAGCACCTTGTCCAAGAGTTACAACCTATCAAAAATGTATAAGAACAAATGATTTAGAAAATGTTGGAAGAACTGCAAGACATCATACATTTTTTGAAATGCTTGGAAATTTTTCATTTGGAGATTATTTTAAAAAAGAGGCTATAAAATGGTCTTGGGAGTTTGTAACAGAAGTATTAAAAATAGATAAAGATAAACTTTGGGTAACTGTTTTTACAACTGATGATGAAGCAGAAAAAATTTGGACAGAAGAATGTAATTTTCCAAAAGAAAGAATAGTAAGAATGGGAGAAAGTGAAAACTGGTGGTCAGCAGGACCTACTGGTTCTTGTGGTCCTTGTTCTGAAATTCATGTTGATTTGGGAGTTCAATATGGTGGAGATGAAAATTCTAAAATTGGTGATGAAGGAACAGATAATCGTTTTATAGAAATTTGGAATTTAGTGTTTACTGAATGGAATAGAATGGAAGATGGAAGTTTAGAACCATTACCTAAAAAGAATATTGATACAGGAGCAGGACTTGAAAGAATAGCAGCTGTTGTACAAGGAAAAACCAATAATTTTGAAACAGATTTATTATTTCCTATTCTTGAAGAAGCTGGAAAAATTACAGGAAGTCAATATGGTAAAAATTCTGAAACAGATTTTTCATTAAAAGTTATAACAGACCATGCAAGAGCAGTAACTTTTTTAATAAATGATGGGGTTATACCATCAAATGAAGGTAGAGGATATATTCTAAGAAGAATTTTAAGAAGAGCAGTAAGACATGGAAGATTGTTAGGTTATAAAGATTTATTTATGTATAAAATGGTAGATAAAGTTGTTGAAAAATTTGAAGTTGCTTATCCAGATTTAAAGAAAAATTTAAAAAATATTAGAAAAATTGTAAAAATAGAAGAAGAAAAATTTTCTAATACTCTTGATCAAGGAATGCAACTTGTAAATCAAGAAATTGATAATTTACTTGCTAATGGAAAAAACAAATTAGATGGAGAAATTTCATTTAAACTTTATGATACTTATGGTTTTCCTTATGAATTGACAGAAGAAATTGCAGAAGAAAGAGGAGTAACTGTATTAAGAGAAGAATTTGAAGCTAAAATGGAAGAGCAAAAGGAAAAGGCTAGATCTGCAAGAGAAGTTGTAATGGAAAAAGGTCAAGATAGCTTTATTGAAAAATTTTATGATAAATATGGGGTAACAAAATTTACAGGCTATGAAAAAACAGAAGATGAAGGAAAACTTTTAAGTCTAAGAGAAGCAAAAGATGGAAAATATTTGTTAATTTTTGATAAAACACCTTTCTATGCAGAATCAGGAGGACAAGTAGGAGATCAAGGAAAAATTTATTCTGATGATTTTATAGGAAAAGTTTTAGATGTACAAAAACAAAAAGATATATTTATCCACACTGTTGAATTTGAAAAAGGTATAGCAGAAGAAAATAAGACTTATAAATTAAAAGTAGATATTGTAAGAAGATTAGATACTGCTAAAAACCATACTGCAACTCATTTATTGCACAAGGCTTTAAGAGAAGTTGTAGGAACTCATGTACAACAAGCTGGTTCATTAGTTGATCCTGAAAAATTGAGATTTGATTTTAGTCATTATGAAGCATTGACAACAGAACAACTTTCTAAAATTGAAGATATAGTAAATGAAAAAATTAGAGAAGGCATAGAAGTTAATATAAGTCATCATAGTATAGAAGAAGCTAAAAAACTTGGAGCTATGATGTTATTTGGTGATAAATACGGTGATGTAGTAAGAGTTGTAGATGTACCTGGTTTCTCAACTGAACTTTGTGGAGGAACACATATAGATAACATTGGAAAGATAGGCTTATTTAAAATAGTATCTGAGAGTGGTATAGCAGCAGGTGTTAGAAGAATAGAAGCTAAAACTGGATATGGAGCATATTTAGTTGAAAAGACAGAAGCTGATATTTTAAAGGATATTGAGAGGAAATTAAAAGCAACTAATTCCAATTTAATTGAAAAAGTAGAAAAAACATTAGAAACTTTAAAAGATACTGAAAAAGAATTAGAAGCATTAAAACAAAAACTTGCTTTATTTGAAACAAAAGCTGCTATCTCTGGCATGGAAGAAATTGGTGGAACAAAAGTATTAGTAGCAGCTTTTAAAGATAAATCAGCAGAAGATTTAAGAACTATGATAGATACTATCAAAGCTGAGAATGAAAAAGCTATAATAGTTTTAGCAAGTATACAGGATAAATTAGCTTTTGCAGTTGGAGTAACAAAAACTTTAACTGATAAAGTAAAAGCAGGAGATTTAGTAAAGAAACTAGCTGAAATGACTGGTGGAAAAGGTGGAGGAAGACCAGACTTTGCACAAGCTGGTGGAAAAGATAAAGAAAAACTTTTAGATGCCTTTAAAGAAGTTAGAGATATTATTGAAAGCAAGTTATTATAA
- the lptB gene encoding LPS export ABC transporter ATP-binding protein gives MISLSADSLIKTYKKRKVVDKVSLEVNKGEIVGLLGPNGAGKTTTFYMITGIVKPDSGEVMCAEQDITNLPMYKRADMGIGYLAQEPSVFRNLTVEENIEVVLEMKKISKKKQKETVDRLLEEFKLTHVRDSLGYSLSGGERRRIEIARTIANNPSFILLDEPFAGVDPIAVEDIQNIIRHLKKRDLGILITDHNVRETLSITDKSYIMAKGKVLLEGTPREIANNPEARRIYLGEKFRLD, from the coding sequence ATGATAAGTTTAAGTGCTGATAGCCTTATAAAAACATATAAAAAAAGAAAAGTTGTAGACAAGGTTAGCTTAGAGGTAAATAAAGGAGAAATTGTTGGACTTCTTGGTCCTAATGGAGCAGGAAAAACAACAACTTTCTATATGATAACTGGAATAGTAAAACCAGATAGTGGAGAAGTTATGTGTGCAGAACAGGATATAACTAATTTACCTATGTATAAAAGAGCAGATATGGGTATAGGTTATCTTGCACAAGAACCTTCTGTTTTTAGAAATTTAACAGTTGAAGAGAACATAGAAGTTGTACTTGAAATGAAAAAAATTTCTAAGAAAAAGCAAAAAGAAACTGTGGATAGATTACTTGAAGAATTTAAACTAACTCATGTAAGAGATTCTTTGGGTTATTCTTTATCTGGTGGAGAAAGAAGAAGAATAGAAATTGCTAGAACAATAGCAAATAATCCAAGTTTTATATTGCTTGATGAACCTTTTGCAGGAGTTGATCCGATAGCTGTTGAAGATATACAAAATATTATAAGACATCTAAAAAAAAGAGATTTAGGAATATTAATAACAGATCATAATGTAAGAGAAACTTTAAGTATTACAGATAAATCATATATTATGGCAAAGGGAAAAGTTTTATTGGAGGGAACACCTCGTGAAATAGCAAATAACCCAGAAGCAAGAAGAATATATTTAGGGGAAAAATTTAGATTAGACTAA